The window CGCCGACAGGCCGGTCGGCGACGGCGCGGGCAGTGCCGCACCTGTCATCGACGTCGACAGGGGCGGGCGGATCACCTGGCACGGACCGGGCCAGCTGGTCGGGTACCCGGTCCTGTCGCTGGCCGGCCGCATCGACGTGGTCAAGCACGTGCGCCGGGTGGAGGAGCTGCTCATCACCGTCTGCGCGGACCTCGGCGTGGTCGCGGAGCGCGTCAGGGGCCGCAGCGGCGTGTGGGTGGAAGGGCGCAAGGTCGCGGCGATCGGCATCCGCGTGGCGCAGTCGGTGACCATGCACGGGTTCGCCCTGAACTGCGACAACGACCTCGGCGCCTACGGCGCGATCGTGCCGTGCGGCATCGCCGACGCCGGCGTGACGACGCTGTCCGCGGAGCTCGGCCGGGAGGTCACCGTGGCGGAGGTGCTGCCGCTGGTGGAGCGGCACGCGCTGCTCCTGGACCCCGCCCGCGAGCCTGGCGAGGTCGAGCGCGTCGCAGGTTGAGACGTGCGCTGGCGCAGCCCCCCGCCGCTGGGTTGGCTGGTGCCCGACCCCCTCCGGCGACCGGGCCGGCGGGGCCTCGACGAGGAGGAGCGCCGTGAAGGCCCTGCGCGTGCACGAGTACAACAAGCCGCCGTCGCTGGACGAGGTGCCCGAGCCCGAGGTGAAGGGCCCCTGGGACGTCGTCGTCGACGTCGGCGCCGCCGGCCTGTGCCGCACGGACCTGCACATCCTCGAGGGCCAGTGGGAGGCGATCCAGCACCCGCCGCTGCCGTACGTCATCGGCCACGAGAACGCCGGCACCGTGCGCGCCGTCGGGTCAGCCGTGAGCAACGTGGCCCCCGGCGACCTCGTGATCATGCACCCGCTCGTCACCTGCGGGCTGTGCCTGGCGTGCCGCAACGGGCAGGACGCCCACTGCGAGAGCGCGACGTTCCCGGGGCTGAACGTCGACGGCGGCATGGCCGAGCAGATGCTCACCAACGCCCGCTCCGTGGTGAAGCTCGACTCGGGGCTGCAGCCCGCCGCCGTCGCCGCGCTGGCCGACGCCGGCGTCACCGCCTACCACGCGGTGCGCAAGGCCGCCGGGGTCCTCTTCCCCGGCACGCACGCCGTCGTCGTCGGCGCCGGCGGGCTGGGGCACATCGGCATCCAGACGCTCGCGGCCATCACGAGCGCGCAGATCACCGTGGTGGACCGCAACGAGGCCGCCCTGGAGCTGGCGAAGGGCATCGGCGCCCACCGCACCGTGCTGGCCACGAGCGACGTCGAGGTGGAGAAGGCGGTGCTGGACGCCACCGACGGCGGCGCGCACGTGCTGTTCGACTTCGTCGGCGAGCACGGGGCGGAGCTGCTGGCGCCCAAGCTGCTGCGCAACCGCGGCCAGCACTACGTCATCGGCTACGGCGGCGAGGTGCGCCTCCCCACCATCGACGCCGTCATCCGCGAGATCAGCGTGGTCGGCAACCTCGTGGGCACCTACCAGGACCTCGTGGAGCTCATGGCCCTCACCGCGCAGGGCCGGGTGACCCTCCACACCAGGCAGTACCCGCTGGAGGCGGCGCTCGACGCCATCCACGACCTCGAGGCGGGGAACATCCGGGGCCGCGGGATCCTGGTCCCCTGAGGTGCACCGTCCCCCAGCTAGGCGCGCGGGACCTCGATGCCGTAGGCGCTGATGCGGCGGTAGACGGTGGCGCGGGAGATGCCGAGCTGCTCGGCGGCCCGCGCCACCGTCGTCCCCGGCACCGTGAGCGCCCTGACGATCTCGTCGCGCTCGAGGGACTCCAGCCGGCTGAGGCTGCGGCGCGTGCGCGAGGCGAGGTCCGCCGGCAGGTGCCGCACGTCCACCGCGTCGGTGCGGGCGACGGCCGCCTGCACCACCTGCCGCAGCTGCGTGGCACCACCGGGCCACGCCGCGGCGCGCAGCACCTGCGCGGCGGCCGGCGTGATCGCCACGTCGCGGTGGCGGTGGACGCGGGCGAAGTGCTCGGCCAGCGGCACGACGTCCTCGGGCCTGTCGCGCAGCGGAGGCACCTCGACGACGACGTCGACGAGCGCGGCCAGCGCTCCGGGCAGCGCTGCCGCGTCGTGCTCGGTGAGCACGAACGGCTGCGGTGCGCCGTCGGTGCGCCGCGCGGTGGCCAGGACGCCCGCCAGCTGGTCGGCGGCCCACGCCGGCAGCGCCGAGGTGCCGGACACGACGATGCAGGCGCCGTCCTCGTGGAGGACCGGTGTCCACGCGGCCAGCCAGGCACCCACCTCGTCGACGCCGGGGGTGCGGGCGGCGAGCAGCGTGCCGCGCAGCTCGGCGCGGCGGCGGGCGGAGGCCACCAGCGCGGTCTTGCCCGCGCCCGCCTCACCGGCGAGGGCGACGACCCGCCCCGCGAGCATGGCCCGCTCCACCTGCTCGACCGCTGCGCGCCAGGTGCGGGAGGCGCACGGGTCGGCGGGTCCCGCGGCCCGGGCGGGCACCACGCGGTACACCTGGCCCCGGGGCGCGGCGCGGTCGGGCAGCGCCCCGGGAGCGGACCCGGTGCCCGTCGTCGTCCTGCTCTGCGCTGGTCCGCCGGTGCGGGCGAGCATGAGCGCCGAGGTGCTGCGGGCCGCGGTGGTGGCGAGGGCCAGCAGGAGCCCGGAGGACGAGCGCGACCAGGTGGTGAGGTTGACGGTGCCGGCGACGTCACCGGTGCGGGGGTCGAGCACGGGGGCGGCGGCGCAGGTGTACTCGCGCAGGCTCTCCACGTAGTGCTCCGCGCCGCGCACGAGGCTCGGCGCCCGGTCGGCGAGGGCCAGCCCGAGGCCGTTGGTGCCGGCGTGGGCCTCGGCGTAGGAGAAGCCGGGCGCGAGGTGCACGCGGTCGAGGGAGCGGTGCATGGCGGCGTCGTCGAGGAAGCGCTGGAGCACCAGCCCGGTGGCGTCGGTGAGCATCACCCCGACGGGCTCTCCCGCCAGCGTGGAGCGCAGGTCGGCCAGGACGGTGCGGCCGGACTCCACGAAGACCGGGTCGACGTCCACGGCGCCGCTGTAGACCGGTGGCACCTCGTCGGGCGGGACCTCCAGGTGCTCGCAGCGCGCCCAGGAGGCCCGCAGCCTCAGCGAGGACTCCGCCGACGTGCCCGCCAGCGCCTCCGGTGCCATGCCCACCCCCGCAGTCGGAGGCTGCGCTGCCCCCAGGTACGACCGAGCCTAAGCGGCGTCAGCCGGCGGCGTCTCACAGTGAGACGTCCGCCCTCTGGGACACGGGCGGTCGCGGTGCGACGGTGGAGCAGGAGCGACGAAGCACCACCTCGACGAGGAGGCACCGTGTACAGCAAGGACGGCACCGACTACTTCATCCTCGACGCGCACATCGCGCTGTGGGACGCCCGCCCGGAGAACCTGCGCAACGTCCACGGCAAGCAGTTCATCGACTGCTTCTACGACTACCACCGCAACCTCTCGCCGGAGAGCGAGCACTGGGACTACGACCAGTACCTGTACTACTCGGACCGCCTCATGAAGGACCTCTTCGAGGACGGCTACGTCGACCACGCGATCTTCCAGCCGGCCATCCTCGGCGAGTTCTACAAGAACGGCTTCGGGCAGACCGAGGAGGCCCTCGCCCTGGCGCAGGCCCACCCGGACAAGCTCACCTACAACCACGCCTTCGACCCGCGCTTCGGCGAGCGGGGCCTGGAGCAGCTGCACCGCGACGCGGAGCGGATGGACCTCAAGGGCGTGAAGCTCTACACCGCCGAGTGGCAGGGCGAGTCGCGCGGCTACAAGCTCACCGACCCGTGGACGTACCGCTACCTGGAGGCGTGCCGGGAGCTGGGCATCAAGAACATCCACGTCCACAAGGGCCCCACCATCCGCCCGCTGGACCGCGACGCCTTCGACGTGGCCGACGTCGACGCCGCGGCGTCGGACTTCACCGACCTCAACTTCGTGGTGGAGCACTGCGGGCTGCCGCGCCTGGAGGACTTCTGCTGGATCGCCACGCAGGAGCCCAACGTCTACGCGGGCCTGGCCGTCGCGATGCCGTTCATCCACTCCCGCCCGCGGTACTTCGCGCAGATCATGGGCGAGCTCATGTACTGGATCGGCGACAGCCGCATCTTCTTCTCCTCCGACTACGCCATCTGGACGCCCAAGTGGCTGGTGGAGAAGTTCGTCGACTTCCAGATCCCCGAGGACATGACGGAGTACGCGCCGCTCACCACGGACTCCAAGAAGCGCATCCTCGGCCTCAACGCCGCCGCGCTGTACGACATCCCGGTGCCCGAGCACCTGCAGGTGGCCCCCGAGCCGGTGGACGTGAGGGAGCCCGCCGTCAAGGCCGACAACGCTCGCACCGCGGACTCCGAGCTGCTGACGGGGATGGCGTGACGGCGCTCGAGCAGCGGACCCGGCTGGAGCAGGAGGCCTGGGACGCGCTCGGGGTGGTCATGGACCCCGAGCTCGACGAGGCGATCACGTCGCTGGGGTTCGTCCGGTCCCTGGAGGAGCTGGGGGGTCAGGACGACGACGGACGCGGGGCGCTGCGGGTGCACCTGCGCCTGCCGACGTCGTTCTGCTCGCCGAACTTCGCCTACCTCATGTGCTCGGACGCCAAGGACGCGCTCGAAGCGGTGGTGCGTCACCACGGCGGCGGGACCGTCTTGGTCGAGCTCGACGACCACCACGACTCCGACCTCATCAACCGCGGCCTCGCCGCCGACGCCGGGTACAGGGGCACCTTCGGGCACGAGGCGGAGTCCGACCTCGACGAGCTGCGCCTGACGTTCCGCCGCAAGGCGCACACGGCCGCCGCCGAGCGGGCGCTCACCGCGCTGCTGCGGGCGCGCCCCGAGCTCGGCGAGGACGACGTCCACGCCGTGCGGCTGGGCGACCTGCTGCCCGGGGAGGTCACGGCGGCGCTGCTGCGCCGCCGCTCGGCGCTCGGGCTCAGCACAGCTGACGACGCGCCGGTCGCCGTCGACGACCACGGCGCGCCCGTCCCGCCGTCGGTGGTGGGGATGTGGCTGCGCAAGGCCCGTTCGACGCGCATCAGCATCGACGGCAACGCGCACTTCTGCCGCGGGCTGCTGGCCACGCGCTACCCGGGGGCCGAGCTCGACCAGGCCCCCCGCGACGAGGGCACCGCACCGGTCCCGGTGCAGCTGCTCACCCGCCGCCCCGCCTGACGCCCCCTCCCCCTCCCTCCTCGTCGATCGAGGAAGTCCTGCACGGTGCACGTGCAGGACTTCCTCGATCGTCGTTCGGAGGGAGCGCTCCACGCCCTGCACCACCCCGCGCTGTTCGAAGGAGAGCAGTCATGAAGCGCTTGCTCGCGCTCGGAGTCTCGATCGGCGTCCTCGCCGGGGTCCTCACCTGGGTCGGCTTCTCCATCCCCGAGGCGGGCACCACCGCCGCGGTGCTCGTGGTCTGGGTGGGCTTCGCCGCCTGGGCCCTGTTCTACGCCGCCGGGGGCGGCACCGGAGGGCTCGCCAAGACGGTCGCCTCGACGATCTCCGGCGTGGTGTGGGGGTGGCTGATCATCCAGGCCGCAACCGCAGCCATGAGCGGCAACGCCCTCGTGCTGGGGATCGCCGTGGCCGTGGGTGCGTTCGGGATGTGCGTGCAGGCGGCGTGGAAGCCGCTGGCCTTCATCCCCGGCGCCTTCGTCGGGGCCGCGTGCTTCTTCGGCACCGGCGCCACGGGCGCAGCCGTGCTGGCGTCGGTGGTCTCGCTCGTGGTCGGGGCCCTGCTGGCCTTCGCCAGCGAGAAGGGCGCCGACGTCATCGAGCCCCTGCTCGGCAAGGAGCCGGCCCCGGCTCCCACCGCGAGCCGCCACGCCTGACGGGCTCGCCGGGAGCTGCAGCTCCCGCCCCTTTCATGCCGAAGACGCCCCATCGACCGACTCGATGGGGCGTCTTCCGCGCCGGCCGGGAGGTCAGAGCTGCGGGGTCACCAGGGACGCGAAGGCGTCGAGGTGGTCGAGGTCGGCCAGGTCCAGCACCTGCAGGTAGAACCGGGTGGCACCTGCCTCGCGGTAGCGCCCCAGCAGGTCGGTGACCTCGCCGGGCGTGCCGCAGAACCCCTGCGAGCGGATCTCCTCGGGGTCGCGGCCGACGGCGCGGGCGCGGCGCGCCACCTCGTCGTCGTCCTTCCCCAGCACGAGCAGGTGTGCGACGGACATCTCGATGCTGCCCGGGTCGCGCCCGATCGCCTCGCAGGCCGCACGCACCCGCGCGAAGCGCTGGCCAGCGTCCTCGGGGGTGCAGAAGCCGGCGTTGAAGTCAGCGGCGTACCGGGCGGCGAGCTCCGGGGTGCGCTTCTTGCCGGCCCCGCCGACCACCACCGGCAGCGGCTGCTGCACCGGCTTGGGCAGCGCGGGGCTGTTGGTCACCGTGTAGTGGTGGCCGGAGAAGTCGTACGCGGTGCCCGCCGGCGTGGCCCACATGCCGGTGATGAGCTCCAGCTGCTCGGCGAGCCTGTCGAACCGCTCCCCCAGGGAGGGGAACGGGATGGCGTAGGCGGCGTGCTCGGCCTCGAACCAGCCGGCGCCCAGGCCCAGCTCGACGCGGCCGCCCGACATGTCGTCGACCTGCGCCACCTGCACCGCGAGCACGCCGGGGTGCCGGAACGTGGCGGAGGACACCAGCGTGCCGAGGCGGACCGTGCTCGTCTCGCGGGCGAGGCCGGCGAGGGTGGTCCACGCGTCGGTGGAACCGGGCAGGGCGCTCGCGGGGTCGTCGCTCATGGCGAGGTAGTGGTCGGAGCGGAAGAAGGCGGAGAATCCCGTCTCCTCGGTGCGCCGGGCCACCGCCAGCAGCTGGGAGTACGTGGCCCCCTGCTGGGGCTCGGTGAAGATCCGCAGGTCAGGTCGCTGGGTCACGGGAGTCGACCCTACGGCCGCGCCCCCGCCAGCTCTCGCCGCAGGCCTGCTGCCGGCAGGGGGGCCGCGGGACGACGAGCGCGACCACCGCCGACCTGCCCCAGCACCACCCCGCCCAGGACGAGCAGCAGGCCCGCCCACTGGAGCGCCGCGAGGTGCTCCCCGGCGAGCAGCGTGCCCGTGGCGACCCCGGCGACGGGGTTGAGCAGGCCGATGACGGAGACCGCGCTGGCGTCCAGCCGCGCCAGCCCGGTGAACCAGGCGGCGTAGGCCAGGGCGGTGGCCACGAGCGACAGGAAGGCCAGGCCCGCGAGGCCAGCGCCGTCGAGGGCGGGTGGTGCCCCCTCGGCCAGCGCGGCCGCGGGTGCCACGAGCAGGCCGGACAGGGTGAGCTGCCACGCGGTCATCGTCAGCGGCCGCGGCGCGGGCGGCAGCGCTCCAGCGGCGGCGGCGCGCGACCAGCGCTGGGAGAGCACGGTGCCGACGGAGAAGGAGGCGACGCCGGCCAGCGCGACGGCCACGCCGAGGGGGTCCAGGCCGCTGGTGGCGCTCCCCACGAGCAGGACGACGCCGGCCAGGCCCGCGACCGCCGACGTCACAGAGGCAGCGCGCGGGCGCTCGGCGAGCAGCGCCCACGCCAGGGAGATGACGAGCAGCGGACCGACCCCGGCCACCGTGGCGGCCACGCTGCTGGGCAGGAGGGTGGCGCTGGCGTAGACGAGGGAGAAGAAGGCGGCGTTGACGAGGAGGCCGAGGACGGCGGCCCGCCACCACCAGCTGCCGCGGAGCCTGCGGCCGCCGCCCGCTCCGGTCCTGCCGTGCGCCGGGAGCGCGAGCAGCACCAGGCCGGCGGGCAGGGCCCGGAGCACGCCGCCCCACAGCGGCTCGTCGGCGGGGAGGACGTGCCCGGTCACCCAGTAGGTGGTCCCCCACGAGATCGGCGCGACCGCCGTGAGCGCCACCCAGCGCCAAGTGCCTTCCACGGAAGACACAATGCCTTGCCGGGAAGATATGTTCCCCGGGTGGTCGACCTCCCTCCTGATGCCGTGTCGCTGGTCCAGACCGCCTGGGCCCGCGAGCGACCCGACGTCGACACCGCGCCGGTGGGCGTCATCGGCCGGTTGCACCGCCTCGCGGCCGCGCTGACGCGCGAGCTGGAGGCGGTCTTCGCCGCGCACGGCCTCAGCGAGGGCGACTTCGACGTGCTCGCCACGCTGCGCCGCTCCGGCAGCGAGCGGACCGCCGGTGAGCTCGCCGCCGCCACGATGGTGACCAGCGGCGGCCTCACCAAGCGCCTGGACCGGCTCGAGCGGGCCGGGCTCGTGGTGCGG is drawn from Quadrisphaera setariae and contains these coding sequences:
- the lipB gene encoding lipoyl(octanoyl) transferase LipB, which gives rise to MVERVGGVGAGGLVEYLQAWELQRSVHADVVAGRRGDALLLLEHPPVFTAGKLTEPADRPVGDGAGSAAPVIDVDRGGRITWHGPGQLVGYPVLSLAGRIDVVKHVRRVEELLITVCADLGVVAERVRGRSGVWVEGRKVAAIGIRVAQSVTMHGFALNCDNDLGAYGAIVPCGIADAGVTTLSAELGREVTVAEVLPLVERHALLLDPAREPGEVERVAG
- a CDS encoding NAD(P)-dependent alcohol dehydrogenase, producing MKALRVHEYNKPPSLDEVPEPEVKGPWDVVVDVGAAGLCRTDLHILEGQWEAIQHPPLPYVIGHENAGTVRAVGSAVSNVAPGDLVIMHPLVTCGLCLACRNGQDAHCESATFPGLNVDGGMAEQMLTNARSVVKLDSGLQPAAVAALADAGVTAYHAVRKAAGVLFPGTHAVVVGAGGLGHIGIQTLAAITSAQITVVDRNEAALELAKGIGAHRTVLATSDVEVEKAVLDATDGGAHVLFDFVGEHGAELLAPKLLRNRGQHYVIGYGGEVRLPTIDAVIREISVVGNLVGTYQDLVELMALTAQGRVTLHTRQYPLEAALDAIHDLEAGNIRGRGILVP
- a CDS encoding helix-turn-helix domain-containing protein, which produces MAPEALAGTSAESSLRLRASWARCEHLEVPPDEVPPVYSGAVDVDPVFVESGRTVLADLRSTLAGEPVGVMLTDATGLVLQRFLDDAAMHRSLDRVHLAPGFSYAEAHAGTNGLGLALADRAPSLVRGAEHYVESLREYTCAAAPVLDPRTGDVAGTVNLTTWSRSSSGLLLALATTAARSTSALMLARTGGPAQSRTTTGTGSAPGALPDRAAPRGQVYRVVPARAAGPADPCASRTWRAAVEQVERAMLAGRVVALAGEAGAGKTALVASARRRAELRGTLLAARTPGVDEVGAWLAAWTPVLHEDGACIVVSGTSALPAWAADQLAGVLATARRTDGAPQPFVLTEHDAAALPGALAALVDVVVEVPPLRDRPEDVVPLAEHFARVHRHRDVAITPAAAQVLRAAAWPGGATQLRQVVQAAVARTDAVDVRHLPADLASRTRRSLSRLESLERDEIVRALTVPGTTVARAAEQLGISRATVYRRISAYGIEVPRA
- a CDS encoding amidohydrolase family protein — encoded protein: MYSKDGTDYFILDAHIALWDARPENLRNVHGKQFIDCFYDYHRNLSPESEHWDYDQYLYYSDRLMKDLFEDGYVDHAIFQPAILGEFYKNGFGQTEEALALAQAHPDKLTYNHAFDPRFGERGLEQLHRDAERMDLKGVKLYTAEWQGESRGYKLTDPWTYRYLEACRELGIKNIHVHKGPTIRPLDRDAFDVADVDAAASDFTDLNFVVEHCGLPRLEDFCWIATQEPNVYAGLAVAMPFIHSRPRYFAQIMGELMYWIGDSRIFFSSDYAIWTPKWLVEKFVDFQIPEDMTEYAPLTTDSKKRILGLNAAALYDIPVPEHLQVAPEPVDVREPAVKADNARTADSELLTGMA
- a CDS encoding iron-sulfur cluster assembly protein, with protein sequence MTALEQRTRLEQEAWDALGVVMDPELDEAITSLGFVRSLEELGGQDDDGRGALRVHLRLPTSFCSPNFAYLMCSDAKDALEAVVRHHGGGTVLVELDDHHDSDLINRGLAADAGYRGTFGHEAESDLDELRLTFRRKAHTAAAERALTALLRARPELGEDDVHAVRLGDLLPGEVTAALLRRRSALGLSTADDAPVAVDDHGAPVPPSVVGMWLRKARSTRISIDGNAHFCRGLLATRYPGAELDQAPRDEGTAPVPVQLLTRRPA
- a CDS encoding DUF1097 domain-containing protein — protein: MKRLLALGVSIGVLAGVLTWVGFSIPEAGTTAAVLVVWVGFAAWALFYAAGGGTGGLAKTVASTISGVVWGWLIIQAATAAMSGNALVLGIAVAVGAFGMCVQAAWKPLAFIPGAFVGAACFFGTGATGAAVLASVVSLVVGALLAFASEKGADVIEPLLGKEPAPAPTASRHA
- a CDS encoding LLM class F420-dependent oxidoreductase; this translates as MTQRPDLRIFTEPQQGATYSQLLAVARRTEETGFSAFFRSDHYLAMSDDPASALPGSTDAWTTLAGLARETSTVRLGTLVSSATFRHPGVLAVQVAQVDDMSGGRVELGLGAGWFEAEHAAYAIPFPSLGERFDRLAEQLELITGMWATPAGTAYDFSGHHYTVTNSPALPKPVQQPLPVVVGGAGKKRTPELAARYAADFNAGFCTPEDAGQRFARVRAACEAIGRDPGSIEMSVAHLLVLGKDDDEVARRARAVGRDPEEIRSQGFCGTPGEVTDLLGRYREAGATRFYLQVLDLADLDHLDAFASLVTPQL
- a CDS encoding DMT family transporter gives rise to the protein MEGTWRWVALTAVAPISWGTTYWVTGHVLPADEPLWGGVLRALPAGLVLLALPAHGRTGAGGGRRLRGSWWWRAAVLGLLVNAAFFSLVYASATLLPSSVAATVAGVGPLLVISLAWALLAERPRAASVTSAVAGLAGVVLLVGSATSGLDPLGVAVALAGVASFSVGTVLSQRWSRAAAAGALPPAPRPLTMTAWQLTLSGLLVAPAAALAEGAPPALDGAGLAGLAFLSLVATALAYAAWFTGLARLDASAVSVIGLLNPVAGVATGTLLAGEHLAALQWAGLLLVLGGVVLGQVGGGRARRPAAPLPAAGLRRELAGARP
- a CDS encoding MarR family winged helix-turn-helix transcriptional regulator, whose translation is MSLVQTAWARERPDVDTAPVGVIGRLHRLAAALTRELEAVFAAHGLSEGDFDVLATLRRSGSERTAGELAAATMVTSGGLTKRLDRLERAGLVVRRTSERDGRGRVVSLTAAGRQLIDAAWTDHMANEHRLLAQLDPRDAAELERILRVWLVQHEPLADGGADVAAPR